A genomic window from Methanobacterium sp. BRmetb2 includes:
- a CDS encoding signal peptidase I — MDVTKRKYQEILIYLSIIVIALFCSQHMNVVVSKSMEPVLYRGDIVIIEKTNFIGLNEFNIGDIEVGDIVVYDAVWFNDGPVIHRVIGSNIDGKGNKYYIIKGDNNHAPDPMVVYPTQIRAKVVKISDKLLIIPQLGQIILALKGL; from the coding sequence ATGGATGTTACTAAACGTAAATATCAGGAAATACTTATTTATCTTAGTATTATTGTAATAGCTCTTTTTTGTAGTCAGCACATGAATGTTGTGGTTTCTAAAAGCATGGAACCTGTACTGTACCGGGGAGATATTGTTATAATTGAAAAAACTAATTTTATAGGTCTAAATGAATTTAATATCGGTGATATAGAAGTGGGGGATATTGTAGTTTATGATGCAGTTTGGTTTAATGATGGGCCAGTAATACATCGGGTTATTGGTTCTAACATAGACGGTAAAGGAAATAAATATTATATTATTAAAGGTGATAATAACCATGCACCAGATCCAATGGTAGTTTACCCCACTCAAATTAGGGCAAAAGTTGTCAAAATTAGTGATAAACTATTAATCATACCCCAATTAGGACAGATAATCTTAGCATTAAAAGGTTTATGA
- a CDS encoding glutamate decarboxylase — protein sequence MLSKKVNLKKMKESDREHTTTYGTRYFSKKVPKYEMPDEGMPSKAAYHLVHDELNLDGNPALNLASFVTTWMEPEADKLIMESIGKNFVDNDEYPQTQKIQERVVNMLARLFNVPKNCQSVGTGTIGSSEAIMLGLLAHKWTWKKRRQKEGKPYDKPNIVMGADVHTVWEKFARYFDVELKLIPLERDTYTVTVDEVAKEIDENTICVGAVLGTTFTGQMDPIKEINQLLIDIKQTKGWDIPMHVDGASGGMVIPFTNPDMQWDFRLEQVKSINVSGHKYGLVYPGVGWLVFKDEKDLPNELIFEVNYLGGLMPNYSLNFSKGSSTIIAQYYNFLRLGKDGYKDIMENLMETTTYIANELEKSGKFEVINKHLMFPLVTFKLKNSKFSVFQLSEKLREKGWIVPAYTLPPNAEDVAVLRMVIKENFSRDMADLLMDDMMYAYDFLEKDPKEHQESAKEDEKESRKHKHKIC from the coding sequence ATGTTATCTAAAAAGGTTAACTTAAAAAAGATGAAAGAATCGGATAGGGAACACACCACAACTTATGGGACCCGCTATTTTTCTAAGAAAGTACCTAAGTATGAAATGCCGGATGAGGGAATGCCATCAAAAGCAGCATACCACCTGGTTCATGATGAACTAAATCTGGATGGGAATCCTGCATTGAATCTGGCCAGTTTTGTCACAACCTGGATGGAACCAGAAGCAGATAAACTGATAATGGAAAGCATTGGCAAAAACTTTGTGGACAATGATGAGTATCCTCAGACACAAAAGATTCAAGAAAGAGTGGTCAATATGTTGGCCCGATTATTCAACGTCCCTAAAAACTGTCAATCAGTGGGAACCGGTACTATTGGTTCATCAGAAGCAATAATGCTGGGTCTTTTAGCCCATAAATGGACTTGGAAAAAACGAAGACAAAAAGAAGGTAAACCCTATGATAAACCCAATATTGTTATGGGTGCAGACGTACACACTGTTTGGGAGAAATTTGCCCGTTATTTTGACGTTGAACTGAAATTAATACCTTTAGAACGAGATACTTATACAGTAACTGTTGATGAGGTAGCCAAAGAAATTGATGAAAATACAATCTGTGTGGGGGCAGTTTTAGGAACAACCTTTACAGGACAAATGGATCCCATCAAAGAGATTAACCAATTATTAATTGATATCAAACAAACTAAGGGTTGGGACATACCAATGCATGTGGATGGTGCCAGCGGCGGCATGGTGATACCCTTTACCAATCCAGACATGCAATGGGATTTCAGATTAGAACAAGTTAAATCAATCAATGTATCTGGACATAAATACGGTTTAGTGTACCCTGGTGTTGGATGGCTGGTATTTAAAGATGAGAAAGACTTACCTAACGAATTGATTTTCGAAGTTAATTATTTAGGTGGTTTAATGCCCAACTATTCCCTAAATTTTTCCAAAGGCAGTAGCACCATAATAGCCCAATATTACAACTTTTTAAGACTGGGTAAAGATGGTTATAAAGATATAATGGAAAATTTGATGGAAACAACCACTTACATTGCTAATGAACTGGAAAAATCCGGTAAATTTGAGGTAATCAATAAACATCTAATGTTTCCTCTGGTAACATTTAAATTAAAGAATTCAAAGTTCAGCGTTTTCCAGCTATCTGAGAAACTCCGTGAAAAAGGATGGATCGTCCCGGCATATACGCTCCCTCCTAATGCTGAAGATGTGGCAGTCCTTAGGATGGTCATCAAGGAAAATTTCAGCAGGGACATGGCAGATCTTTTAATGGATGATATGATGTATGCCTATGATTTTCTGGAAAAAGATCCAAAAGAACATCAAGAGTCAGCTAAGGAAGACGAAAAAGAATCTAGAAAACATAAACATAAAATATGCTAA
- a CDS encoding daunorubicin ABC transporter permease translates to MSDWEGIFTIWLRETKRYIRYRSRIVTSVVTPLLWLIIFGTGLGSAVRFGGMAGGYQQFIFPGIIGQTILFTSVFSGVSVIIDRQYGFLKEILVAPISRPSIVMGKALGISTASLIQGVILLVLSFIVGIQMTPLCFLVSTILIVMISLGLASLGLLIASFTDSMEGFNLILSFIVLPMFLLSGALFPITGLPSWLQFAVYLNPLTYGVDALRYTILGTSTLPLYINVIVVFGFALLMIFISAFIFSKKEQSLM, encoded by the coding sequence ATGAGTGATTGGGAAGGAATATTCACCATATGGCTTCGGGAAACCAAGAGATACATCCGATATCGTTCAAGAATAGTGACTTCAGTGGTAACTCCTTTATTGTGGCTTATTATCTTTGGAACCGGTTTAGGTTCTGCTGTTAGATTTGGTGGAATGGCTGGGGGATACCAACAATTTATCTTTCCAGGCATTATAGGTCAAACCATACTTTTTACATCCGTTTTTTCTGGTGTTTCCGTGATTATTGACCGTCAATACGGTTTTTTAAAGGAAATACTTGTGGCACCAATATCCAGACCATCTATAGTAATGGGTAAAGCCCTGGGAATAAGCACGGCCTCGTTAATCCAGGGAGTAATACTATTAGTACTGTCATTTATAGTGGGAATCCAAATGACTCCACTCTGTTTTTTGGTTAGTACTATATTGATTGTGATGATTTCATTGGGTCTTGCAAGCTTAGGTTTGCTTATCGCATCTTTTACAGATAGTATGGAAGGATTTAACCTTATATTGAGCTTTATAGTATTACCAATGTTCCTTTTAAGTGGAGCATTATTCCCCATAACTGGACTTCCATCATGGCTTCAATTTGCTGTCTATTTAAATCCACTTACTTATGGAGTTGATGCTTTAAGGTACACTATTTTAGGAACATCTACTCTTCCATTGTATATTAATGTTATTGTAGTTTTTGGCTTTGCCTTATTGATGATATTTATATCTGCTTTTATCTTCAGTAAGAAAGAACAGAGCTTGATGTAA
- a CDS encoding phosphatidylethanolamine-binding protein, giving the protein MTSSAFTQGKDIPLKYTADGENVSPPLAWTSAPADTKTFTIICEDPDSTGGSFIHWIVFNIPADVTKLDEGITNQETLENGAKQGLNSFNTIGYSGPAPPPGQTHRYAFKIYALDIELNLEPGSTIEQVNNVMEGHILAQTQITGRYTG; this is encoded by the coding sequence ATAACGAGTAGTGCTTTTACACAGGGAAAAGATATACCTTTAAAATACACTGCTGATGGGGAAAACGTGTCTCCGCCTCTGGCATGGACATCAGCTCCAGCAGATACCAAAACCTTTACCATAATATGTGAGGACCCAGATTCTACTGGTGGCTCTTTTATCCATTGGATAGTGTTCAACATACCTGCAGATGTTACAAAACTCGATGAAGGTATAACTAATCAGGAAACATTGGAAAATGGGGCAAAACAGGGATTAAACAGCTTTAATACAATAGGATACAGCGGTCCGGCGCCACCACCAGGACAAACCCATAGATACGCCTTCAAAATATATGCTCTGGACATTGAACTTAATTTAGAACCTGGAAGCACAATAGAACAAGTTAACAATGTTATGGAAGGACATATACTGGCTCAAACGCAGATAACAGGTAGATATACGGGATGA